A window of Micrococcales bacterium genomic DNA:
GTAGAGGGACGGGCCATCGGCCGCCAGCAGGGCCTTGTTGGCCGTTACAACCGAGGCGCCGGTGGCAAAGGCAGCCAGGATGGCACTTCGAGCCGGTTCAATTCCGCCCATAAGCTCCACCACCACATCGGCCTGTTTGGCCAACGCCACTGAGTCTTCGGTCAGCAGCTCTGGGTCCAAACCGGGCACCGGTGCCTGGCTGGCGATCTCTTTTGTCGCCACGCCGACCAGATCAAACTGCGCCCCGGCCCTGGCCACCAGGTCACTGCGTTGCTCAATCAGTAGCCTGATGACCTCGCTGCCGACAATGCCGCAGCCCAGAATGGCTAAACGGATTGGGGGCTCGGTTGGGTTCATTTTGGTCTCCTATTTGGCTGCGAGTCGAGCGGTACCTGGCGCACGCCCAAGGGTTAACCTTGCCACATGCCGGGCGGCTGCATCACCTCGCTTGACACGGCCACCGCGTCACCTAGCCGGTACCCCTTTGACAGTGGCCCCCGCCACAACATCCCTTGTAACACAGGCAGCGGCCCCGACAACCGCACCGGCGCCAATTGACCGTCCTTGCAACACCACGGCTCCGGCTCCGACCATGACCCCATCACCAATACTGACCTCGCCGGCCACTATGGCGCCTGGGTTGATCGCCGCAAAGTCACCTACACGAACGTCGTGGTTTAGCGACGAACGGATATTGAGGTCGACATAGTCGCCGACACGAACGTTGGTGGTGATGACAACACCTGCCCGCGCCATCAGCCCCAGACCCATCCGAAAATCAGGGCTAACTATGGCAGCGGGATGAATCAGCGAGCCGCAAGGCTCGAGCCCCTCTAGCCGGGCAACAACCCGGCGACGGGTCTGGGGAAAACCGAGTCCCAAGGCAAAGACGTCGCCCCAACCGGCCGCTAACCATTGATCAATGCTGCCAAGCAGGGGCACACCAAGTCTGTCTAGTCGTTGCCGGTTGGCGGGCGATGGGTAGTCATCAACCACTCCGACTACGCGATACCGGCCAGATGTCGCGCCGCTGACGGCCTCAATCAGGCCGATCGTCTCGCGCCCGTGCCCAGAGGCTCCGACCACGACCACATCAGTTGAGGTCATGACTCAACCCCAGTGAATTCCGGCATGGTGGCGTGTCCGCGGGCGGTGATCCCTTCCCTACGGACCAAGGCCCTGAAGGTCATCGCAATGATCCACAGATCCAATCGCCAACAGCGTTTCTCAACGTACTCGACATCCAGCCTCAACCGCTTGTCCCAACTCGCATCGTTCCGGCCCATCACTTGGGCCAGACCGGTCAGGCCGGGGCGAACCTCGTGCCGACGAGCCTGGACAGGTGAATAGCGCCCCAGGTATTGCATCAGAAGCGGCCTTGGTCCAACCAGGCTCATGTCTCCACGCAAGACATTCCAAAGCTCAGGCAGTTCGTCGAGTGAGGTTTCCCGCAGGAATCGTCCGGCCGGGGTCAGCCGGTCGGCGTCGTTCGATAGCTCCCCTGCCTTGTGTTTCATGGTGCGGAACTTGATCAGGCCAAACGGCTTGCAGTCTTTGCCTGGGCGCGTCTGCCTGAAGATGATAGGCCGGCCCAGATCTCGCCACACCACCAGAGCAACTACCCCTTGGATTGGGGCCGAGAGCAGTAGGACCAGCCCTGCCACAACTGCGTCGGCGGCCCGCTTGGTCTGATCGTATCGTTGGCGCCGAGCAGAGGCGCGACCGTGCCGAAGCCTGGTCACCGGTCCCCTCCCGCCCCCGGACCAGTCACGCTACCTGCGAAACGCTCAATCGCGTCACATACTTGATCGAATTGAACTGGCGTCAGCCCCGATCCGCTTGGCAGCGACAACCCTTGTTGGTAGAACGAATCCGCCGTTCCGTTCAGAAAGGCCAAAGCCCTGGCAAAGACCGGTTGACGGTGCATTGGCTGCCACATTCGCCGGGCCTCAATCGACTCCGCCTCTAGAGCCTGGCGCAGGTCCTCCGCCGCGAACCCTGCCTCGTTTGGATCGACTAACACCGTTGTCAGCCACCAGTTGTCATGGGTCTCATCGTCAATTGACCCTGATGGTTCGCCGAAGATCTCCACTCCCGGGATCCTGGAAAACAGGGCCTGGTAGGCCAGTCTGTGTTGGTGCCGGCGGGCCATCATTTGAGGTAAACGGGACAACTGGGCCCGGCCAAGTGCCGCTAAGACGTTTGACATTCGATAGTTGTAGCCGATCTCCTTGTGCTCGTACCAAGGCAGGGGTTGTCTCGCCTGATTCGACAGGTGCCGGGCTCTAGCGGCCAAGTCCGGGTTGTCGCTCAGCAGCGCACCGCCGCCGGAGGTTGTCACAATCTTGTTGCCGTTGAACGACAAAACAGCCATCGTTCCGTGTGAGGCGGCCGGTTGACCCAACCGAACCGCACCTAACGACTCGGCCGCATCAGACAGGATTGGGATGTCGAAGGCGGCGGCCACCGCACTGATTCGTTCCTGCGCCGCGATCTTCCCAAGGAGATCAACCGGGATGATCGCCTTTGGCAAATCACCGTCTCGCTCCAGCTGCTCAAGGGCTGCCCGCAACAAATCCGGGTCCATGTTGCCCGTCGAGTCGCAGTCGACAAACACCCCCCTGGCCTGAACATAGTCGATGGCAAAGGCTGTGGCTGCGAAGGTCAGCGTGCTGGTCACCACGACATCCCCAGGTTCGACGCCCAGCAGCAGGAGGCCCAAATGCAGGGCCGCAGTCCCCGAGGACAGAGCCACTGTCTGGCCCCGCTGGCTAAACTCGGCCAGCTCGGCCTCAAAGGCGTCAACCTCCGGGCCAAGCGGCGCGATCCAGCCGGAATCCACTGCCCTGACGACAGCTTCGCGTTCAGCTGCCCCAACGTCAGGTGGGGATAAGTAGATCCGGTCCTGTCTCAGGGGCACAACCACAAAACTAGTGCCAGGCTTCGATCAATCACAGCCCAAAACCGATGTTTTGGGCCGCTGGGCCAAATCCGCACATCTGGCTAGGCGTCTTGGTCTAGGGCTAGCAGGTCATCAATGGTCTCGCGGCGCAGCAAGGTTTGCAGTTGGCCGTCTTTGACCGCCACCACTGGTGGGCGGCCGGCCTGGTTGTAGTTAGACGCCAGCGACCGGCAATACGCCCCGGTCACCGGCACGGCTACCAGGTCACCGACGGTGACATCGGCCGGCATGTATTCATCCTTGACCAGGATGTCGCCAGATTCGCAGTGCTTGCCCACAATGCGGGCCAAGCGCGGGCCGGCCGGGGACCGCCTTGAGGCCAAAGTGGCGGAATAGTCCGCCCCGTACAGCGCCGTCCTGACGTTGTCGCTCATGCCGCCGTCAACTGCCACATAAAGCCGCGACAGGCCGCCATCAAGGGTGACGTCCTTGACCACGCCAACTGTGTACAGGCTTATGCCCGATGGCGCGGCGATGGCTCGGCCGGGTTCGACACTGACGCGGGGCAGCGGCAAGTCGTAATCCCGGCAGGCCCGCTCAACTTGCTGGGCCATGGCTTGGGCGATGTCGCCAGGCGGCAGCGGGTCGTGGCCGCAGGTATAAGCCACGCCAAAACCGCCGCCTAATCCCAGCTCGCTCCAGCTGTGGCCAAGGTCGCGTTTGACCCGGGCGGCAAAGGCAGCAAAACGGCCAATCGTCAGGGCATAGGCCTCGGTGTCAAAGATCTGCGAGCCGATGTGGCTGTGCACACCAAGCAGTTCCAGTTCGGGGCGAAGCAGCACCCGTCGAGCCGCCTCGAAGGCAGTACCGTCTGCCAAGGCCAGGCCAAACTTCTGGTCTTCATGCGAGGTGGCGATGTACTCGTGGGTATGGGCCTCAACCCCGACCGAACAGCGCAACATGACCGGCGCTTTGACGCCCAGGCGGGCCGCGATGGCTCCGACCTGGTCGACCTCGTGCAGCGAATCGAGCACGACCCGGCCCACACCCTGACTTAGTGCTACCTCAATGGCGTGGTCAGTTTTGACATTTCCGTGGAAAGTGATCCGCTTGGCGTCAATCCCGCCCAGGCGGGCGATTTGCCACTCTCCTTCCGAGCAGACATCAATGTTCAGGCCGTCTTGGGCGACCCAGCAGGCAATGCCGACGGTCAGCAAGGCCTTACCGGCATATGACACCTCGGCCCCGGCTAGGGACGCGAAGGCCTGGTCGAAAGCTTGGACAAAGCTCTTGGCCCGGGTCCTGAAATCAGCCTCGTCGATGACGTAGACCGGCGTGCCAACCTGGGCCGCAATTGCGGTGACAGCCAGGCCACCAATATGCATCAAACCTTCGGTGTCCTTGACCACAGTCGAAGGCCAGATCGGCTGGAGAAGGTCGTTTACGTCATCGGGCAAGGGCAACCAAGCCGGCGCCCTAACCTGGGCGTGCAGCGCTCCGGCCTCATGGCTGGCCATCTTCTACATCCTCTCTGGGGCACT
This region includes:
- the lysA gene encoding diaminopimelate decarboxylase gives rise to the protein MASHEAGALHAQVRAPAWLPLPDDVNDLLQPIWPSTVVKDTEGLMHIGGLAVTAIAAQVGTPVYVIDEADFRTRAKSFVQAFDQAFASLAGAEVSYAGKALLTVGIACWVAQDGLNIDVCSEGEWQIARLGGIDAKRITFHGNVKTDHAIEVALSQGVGRVVLDSLHEVDQVGAIAARLGVKAPVMLRCSVGVEAHTHEYIATSHEDQKFGLALADGTAFEAARRVLLRPELELLGVHSHIGSQIFDTEAYALTIGRFAAFAARVKRDLGHSWSELGLGGGFGVAYTCGHDPLPPGDIAQAMAQQVERACRDYDLPLPRVSVEPGRAIAAPSGISLYTVGVVKDVTLDGGLSRLYVAVDGGMSDNVRTALYGADYSATLASRRSPAGPRLARIVGKHCESGDILVKDEYMPADVTVGDLVAVPVTGAYCRSLASNYNQAGRPPVVAVKDGQLQTLLRRETIDDLLALDQDA
- a CDS encoding aminotransferase class I/II-fold pyridoxal phosphate-dependent enzyme, with the protein product MPLRQDRIYLSPPDVGAAEREAVVRAVDSGWIAPLGPEVDAFEAELAEFSQRGQTVALSSGTAALHLGLLLLGVEPGDVVVTSTLTFAATAFAIDYVQARGVFVDCDSTGNMDPDLLRAALEQLERDGDLPKAIIPVDLLGKIAAQERISAVAAAFDIPILSDAAESLGAVRLGQPAASHGTMAVLSFNGNKIVTTSGGGALLSDNPDLAARARHLSNQARQPLPWYEHKEIGYNYRMSNVLAALGRAQLSRLPQMMARRHQHRLAYQALFSRIPGVEIFGEPSGSIDDETHDNWWLTTVLVDPNEAGFAAEDLRQALEAESIEARRMWQPMHRQPVFARALAFLNGTADSFYQQGLSLPSGSGLTPVQFDQVCDAIERFAGSVTGPGAGGDR
- a CDS encoding NeuD/PglB/VioB family sugar acetyltransferase; translation: MTSTDVVVVGASGHGRETIGLIEAVSGATSGRYRVVGVVDDYPSPANRQRLDRLGVPLLGSIDQWLAAGWGDVFALGLGFPQTRRRVVARLEGLEPCGSLIHPAAIVSPDFRMGLGLMARAGVVITTNVRVGDYVDLNIRSSLNHDVRVGDFAAINPGAIVAGEVSIGDGVMVGAGAVVLQGRSIGAGAVVGAAACVTRDVVAGATVKGVPAR
- a CDS encoding sugar transferase, with translation MAGLVLLLSAPIQGVVALVVWRDLGRPIIFRQTRPGKDCKPFGLIKFRTMKHKAGELSNDADRLTPAGRFLRETSLDELPELWNVLRGDMSLVGPRPLLMQYLGRYSPVQARRHEVRPGLTGLAQVMGRNDASWDKRLRLDVEYVEKRCWRLDLWIIAMTFRALVRREGITARGHATMPEFTGVES